From a region of the Daphnia pulicaria isolate SC F1-1A chromosome 1, SC_F0-13Bv2, whole genome shotgun sequence genome:
- the LOC124320930 gene encoding F-box and WD repeat domain-containing 11-A-like gives METEVDMGRDILFLLTEGGTPHLTEKILNLLDARSLANAELVCTQWRSFIADERCWKKFLLSKEVTSIPNIISYWAKPKSGEESGEHYCKSEWLRIFRFYQKLEANWRTGSCGAKTVRIINEVICFSMNATKIFTAEYVENKFLIKTWNRNLLYCEEQTFQNEGQWQSVSMDCDNYILVTASIKGVGDGFIDPNANSFVNYNIIVREIKTGKEITNIVVGPSRYFGQYETAFKVRVGHGLLISHHHQLQSPPSSDYVVKSRLDVWQVTKTREERTKNLYIAVKPVEPADGAVPFPNVLVSTSQQSSTHPIFIGHDKTYIVVHYNNPPRFEVVSTSSLNLTRTIDAFDYCPSAKFKDGFIVSGSTGTSAMIRLWDVETGSCLREIREPWICSDIKLVGLTANYLVTVPGHPDNREMKIRDLISAMDNSQTSDLTFLATREVLIADPDSWLDRFIVDDFQLVNFQQKQFVVYSFAPEV, from the exons ATGGAAACAGAAGTAGACATGGGAAgggacattttgtttttgctcaCAGAAGGT GGCACTCCTCACTTGACAGAGAAAATTCTGAATCTACTGGATGCTCGCAGTTTGGCTAATGCTGAGCTTGTGTGCACACAGTGGAGATCCTTCATTGCTGATGAAAGGTGTTGGAAAAAGTTTCTGCTGTcaaaagaa GTCACTAGCATTCCAAATATTATCAGTTATTGGGCTAAACCTAAAAGCGGTGAGGAGTCTGGCGAACATTACTGTAAATCAGAATGGTTGCGAATCTTCCGTTTCTATCAg AAATTAGAAGCCAACTGGCGAACTGGCTCTTGCGGAGCGAAGACAGTTAGGATTATTAATGAAGTGATTTGTTTCTCCATGAACGCCACCAAAATATTCACTGCTGAATatgttgaaaacaaatttcttatcAAAACCTGGAACAGAAATCTTCTATATTGCGAAGAG CAGACATTCCAAAACGAAGGCCAATGGCAATCGGTCAGCATGGATTGCGACAATTATATCCTCGTCACAGCGTCGATCAAGGGCGTTGGTGATGGTTTCATTGATCCAAACGCAAATTCTTTCGTAAATTATAACATCATTGTTCGTGAAATAAAAACTGGAAAAGAG ATAACAAATATTGTGGTCGGTCCGTCGCGTTATTTCGGTCAGTATGAAACTGCATTTAAGGTCCGCGTTGGCCATGGATTGCTCATcagccatcatcatcaacttcAATCTCCACCTTCATCT GATTATGTGGTAAAATCCCGTCTGGATGTATGGCAAGTGACAAAAACCAGAGAAGAAAGAACAAAGAACCTCTATATTGCAGTTAAACCGGTTGAACCTGCTGATGGCGCTGTGCCCTTTCCTAACGTTCTCGTTTCCACTTCCCAACAAAGTTCTACTCATCCAATTTTCATTGGCCATGACAAAACTTATATCGTCGTTCACTACAACAACCCTCCTCGTTTTGAAGTCGTATCGACATCTTCTCTGAACCTCACCAGGACCATCGACGCTTTCGATTACTGTCCCAGTGCTAAGTTCAAGGACGGATTTATTGTGTCGGGAAGCACCGGCACCTCTGCCATGATCAG GTTGTGGGACGTCGAAACGGGTTCGTGCCTGCGGGAAATACGAGAACCTTGGATATGTAGCGATATTAAACTAGTCGG ATTAACTGCCAATTATCTAGTCACTGTCCCGGGTCATCCAGACAACAGGGAAATGAAAATCCGCGATCTCATCTCTGCCATGGATAATAGTCAGACGTCCGATTTGACATTTCTTGCAACGCGTGAAGTG ttgATAGCTGACCCTGACTCATGGCTCGATCGTTTCATAGTTGACGATTTCCAGCTCGTTAACTTTCAACAGAAACAATTCGTTGTCTACAGTTTTGCTCCAGAAGTTTAG